A DNA window from Impatiens glandulifera chromosome 7, dImpGla2.1, whole genome shotgun sequence contains the following coding sequences:
- the LOC124910692 gene encoding protein NRT1/ PTR FAMILY 5.10-like has protein sequence MIGPSFTTVVDTATTTTPLLAVSAAGDIVEGDSDYKGRSVVERSKFGGWRSASFIIGVEVAERFAYYGVSSNLITYLTGPLGQSTATAAANVNAWSGAASLLPLLGAFVADSFLGRYRTIIISSCLYTLAIGLLFMSVVLPFDGVLECGGGTFSDSCSPPLVQVILFFFALYLVAIAQGGHKPCIQAFGADQFDAQDPKECKAKSSFFNWWYFCMCGGSTVSIMIMNYIQDNLSWGLGFGIPCIVIIFALVIFLLGTKTYRFGTTSDDGIRRSSFSRISLVFIKAARNWRIKEEEAPGVALGSQQFRFINKALLHSHVNSNKVDNTCTIEEVEEAKAILRLVPIWGSCLIYAIVFAQVTTLFTKQGVTMDRSITPSFNIPPASLQSLTSLSIVIFLPIYDQIFVPKTRAITGIPSGITMLQRIGFGIFLSIVSMSIAAIVERKRLITAFHCGLIDKPKETIPISVWWLVPQYILLGISDVFTIVGLQEFFYDQVPPELKSVGLAIYLSILGVGNLLSVLLIYVIETITNRDDRDSWFSTNLNRAHLDYFYWLLVGLSMFMFIVYLYFARRYIYNRLGKGTII, from the exons atgatcggtccttctttcaccACCGTCGTCGATACTGCTACTACTACTACTCCTCTTCTAGCCGTATCAGCAGCAGGCGACATTGTTGAAGGAGATTCCGACTACAAAGGCCGCTCGGTGGTAGAAAGATCAAAGTTCGGCGGTTGGAGATCTGCATCCTTTATTAtag GAGTTGAAGTTGCCGAGAGATTTGCCTATTACGGCGTAAGCTCCAACTTAATTACCTACCTGACCGGTCCGCTAGGTCAGTCCACGGCCACTGCTGCAGCAAACGTCAATGCATGGTCAGGAGCTGCCAGTTTGTTACCGCTCCTTGGAGCCTTTGTAGCCGATTCATTTCTAGGTCGTTACCGTACTATTATCATATCTTCCTGTCTCTACACTCTG GCAATTGGGCTATTATTCATGTCTGTTGTTCTGCCATTTGATGGGGTTTTAGAATGTGGTGGTGGTACTTTCTCGGATTCTTGTTCACCTCCACTGGTTCAGGTTATCCTCTTCTTCTTTGCACTATACCTGGTAGCCATTGCACAAGGAGGACATAAGCCTTGTATACAAGCTtttggagctgatcagtttgaTGCACAAGATCCTAAAGAATGCAAAGCCAAAAGCTCATTCTTCAACTGGTGGTATTTTTGTATGTGTGGAGGTTCTACTGTATCCATCATGATAATGAACTATATACAAGATAACCTCAGCTGGGGTCTTGGGTTTGGAATCCCTTGTATTGTCATTATCTTTGCACTTGTCATATTTTTGTTGGGCACAAAAACATACAGATTTGGAACCACAAGTGATGATGGAATAAGAAGAAGCTCCTTTAGTAGAATTAGTCTTGTATTCATCAAAGCAGCAAGGAACTGGCggatcaaagaagaagaagctccTGGAGTAGCGCTAGGTTCTCAACAATTCAG ATTTATCAACAAAGCCTTGTTACATTCACATGTAAATTCAAACAAAGTTGACAACACTTGCACCATAGAAGAAGTTGAAGAGGCAAAGGCAATTCTAAGGCTTGTTCCAATATGGGGCTCATGTCTTATATACGCCATTGTATTTGCACAAGTGACCACTCTTTTCACCAAACAAGGTGTCACCATGGATAGATCAATTACTCCAAGCTTTAACATACCACCCGCCTCCCTTCAATCCTTGACAAGCCTCTCCATTGTCATCTTCTTGCCCATCTACGACCAGATATTCGTTCCAAAAACAAGAGCAATTACCGGAATACCCTCCGGCATAACCATGCTCCAAAGGATTGGATTTGGGATCTTCTTATCGATCGTTTCCATGTCAATTGCTGCTATAGTCGAGAGAAAGAGGCTCATAACCGCTTTCCATTGTGGGCTTATAGATAAACCAAAGGAAACCATTCCAATTAGCGTTTGGTGGTTAGTACCACAATATATCTTGTTAGGCATATCGGATGTGTTCACTATAGTTGGTTTACAAGAGTTCTTTTATGATCAAGTGCCGCCTGAACTGAAGAGCGTCGGTCTTGCTATCTATCTTAGCATTTTGGGAGTGGGGAACCTTTTGAGCGTTCTTCTTATTTATGTGATCGAGACAATTACTAATAGAGATGATCGGGATAGTTGGTTTTCGACCAATTTGAACCGGGCTCATTTGGATTACTTTTATTGGCTATTGGTTGGGCTTAGCATGTTCATGTTTATAGTATATTTGTACTTTGCTAGACGTTACATTTACAATCGACTAGGCAAGGGCACTATTATATGA